GGACAGGGAGGGGTTCAGTGGAGGCTGTGTGGGTGCTGCCCATTCCCTCGCACCCCAGGCTGTTCACCTTGACGTGGATCTGGTTGCGTAGCACGGCGGCTCTCAGAATCATGGCTTTGGCACGTCGCTGGAACTCCTTGCCCATCAGCAGGGACTTCTCAAAGGTGGTGCTGCGCTGGTCCACGTCTCGAGCATACAGTATCTGTGCACGTGTGAGGAGGCTCAGAACAGCCCAACCAGTCTCCACACCACACACCTGTAGCAGTCCCAACCCTGGGTACCCACCTTGCTGTGTGAGTCGATGCGGGCATTAATAAGCCCCTCTAGGATGAGCTGTGTCAACTCATCTTCCAGAGCTGCAACTGTTGTGTTGAAGGCTGCGGCCATCTTGTGCATATCAGCTGATACATAGGGGCTGAAGTACTACAGGACAGAAGCCACAAGCTGTCCACTGCTCCTCAGGAGGCCGCCGCACACAGCCCTAACCTGCACGCTCCCTTCCCCCAACACCCACACTTACTTGGATGAGAGCCCGATTACGAATCTGAGTGTACAGTGTCCTGACGTGAGGGGCCAGGTACATGTCCAAGAGCAGGTTGTCCTGCAGAGGAGAGCTGGTCAGGGACCCTGAGGCATGTCCAGCTCAGTCCCAGTCCCAacgtgcctgtgcctgtgtcttACCTTCATCTCGTCCAACATCTTCAAGCACGAGGCATACTTGGACTCATAGAACTTGAAGATGATGTCTCTgacctgtggctccagctccaggaacaaCTTGAAGGAGCTGAGGACACCAGAATGCTCGACTAAGAAGGGACACAAGGGCTGACTCGACAGGAGCGCAGAAAGTAGGAGCCCACTACCAACTTACCTGCTGGAGATGACGTTGCGCTGCAGCTCCTGCCGGTCAAAGGTGGCTAAGGCACACAGGCCACCATAGACAGCCACATTGCTAGGGGACAGCAGCTGAGGGGCAGAGGGGGAGGTGTGTCCAGAAACCAGACCAAGGAGGAAGCCCGAAGTTGGggcctgccctgcccttcccACCACCCACTCAAGACAATGCTTAGACCCTCATTCACTCCCCGAGCTGTCACTCCCTCTTAAGGACGTGGACAAGTGAAGAGTGCCTGGTGCCCTCCTCACCTCTGGAAAATCACAGTGATCAAAGGAAGCCAGAAGGAAGCACTTAGCAGCTTGCTTATACTTTCGTGCAGCCAGCTCAGCCAAGCCTAAAGGCAGGGAGGAGACTGATGAGGCTGGGGGATTGAGAGCAGGTGTTAGCCCCAGGACACCTTGGCCTCCTAAACCAGAACTCCTCAGTTTAGGGACAGAAGTCCTAGCTGTAGTAACACATCTAACTGAAAACATTCCAAGTTAGGTCTGCAGGGAATCTTCAAAATGCCCatgatgtatatacatacatacccaggCTCAGGGAAACCAGCTGACCTACTTCCCCAAACCCTACCAGCTTCTCTTTATGAACTTGAGCAAGTgccacacagagagggagaaagagcgGGAGAGGTGGCTGGAAGCCTCACCTGCAGCACACTTGAGCTTGGTGAGGATGGCTTGCGTCTGGCTGTCTCGCTCTCCGCGCTGCTGCAGGAAAAGGCAGCAGACATGAGAGGCCCCCTACCTTGCCCTTACTCAGGAGCTCTATTCCCTGTCCCCACTCTACCCTGGGAGCAAACTCAAAAGGAGATTGAGGCAAGGAAGGAGTAAAAGGGGGTACTGGGGGATAAAACTTCTAGAGCAGACTCTGTGGAGGTGGGCCTTACCTCAGCAATCTCTGGAGTAGACTCGGCCTTGCTGACATAGCTTAACACATGAGACCAGTTTTGCAAGTAGACACTGACCTGGCAGATGAGGAGGCAAGGCCAGACTAAGTCTGGGTTGTCCCTTCCAGGCCCTCCATCCACCCAGCTGTCACCTGGGCCACCTTGATGACGTTGAGGCACATGTTGATGACATGCTTAGCACTGGTGCAGTAGTCTCGGGCTCGTGAGTAACATTTGAGGGCATTGCTGAGATCCCCACAGTCCAGGTAGTGGTCACCCAGGTCATCATGGCCGCGCCTGTAGGCCTGGCAGTGAGTGAATACTGGTCGAGGGGCTAGCCAGGCCCAGCTGCCCACCTCCCCTACCCAGAGCAGGTCAGCACCTGATGCTCTCTTTGATAGAATTGCCTTTATAATTCTTCAAGTCCGTGTCCAGCTTCTCCAGTTTCAACAGGGCCTTCTTCCGAGTGGCCTCCACCCAGGCTGTGTCCAGGGGTGGGGGCTCCACTCCACTCTCAGGGATGGCATCAGGTGCATTCTGTAGCTCCCTGAAGGACAAGCTAGCCATCAGGATATCACAAGCCATAAGCTAGCTGGCTCTCAAgaggtctctgcctctctctgccccactGAGAGGGCCCAGTCTGTaccaggacacagagacaatTGCTGATCTAAGATACCACAGCTAGACCGGAAGGGGAATGAGTGGTTTGGACCCAGTGCAGCcaggcttgctttcttttttttttttttctttttggtaaagGAGAACAGCTATACTAGAGTCTCAAGAATTAGGAAGCTCAACTATCTACACAGAGGCAAAGGAAGccaaagaagacaaaatggcCGGTTACCACTTCCCTGCCCCAAGAAAGAAGCATGTTACACTTCCCTCCTGCTACAGGCTTCCCTCCTGCTACAGGCTTCCCTCCTGCTACAGGCTTCCCTCCTCCTATAGGTTCCCTCCTGCTACAGGCTTCCCACCTGCTATAGGCTTCCCACCTCCTATAGGTTCCCTCCTGCTATAGGCTTCCCACCTGCTATAGGTTCCCTCCTGCTATAGGCTTCCCTCCTGCTACAGGCTTCCCTCCTGCTACAGGCTTCCCTCCTGCTACAGGCTTCCCTCCTGCTACTAGGTTCCCTCCTGCTATAGGCTTCCCACCTGCTATAGGCTTCCCACCTGCTATAGGCTTCCCACCTGCTATAGGTTCCCTCCTGCTATAGGTTCCCTCCTGCTACAGGCTTCCCTCCTGCTACAGGCTTCCCACCTCCTATAGGTTCCCTCCTGCTATAGGCTTCCCACCTGCTATAGGCTTCCCACCTGCTATAGGCTTCCCACCTGCTATAGGTTCCCTCCTGCTATAGGTTCCCTCCTGCTACAGGCTTCCCTCCTGCTACAGGCTTCCCTCCTGCTACAGGCTTCCCTCCTGCTACAGGCTTCCCACCTCCTATAGGTTCCCTCCTGCTATAGGCTTCCCACCTGCTATAGGCTTCCCACCTGGCTTCCCTCCTGCTACAGGCTTCCCTCCTGCTATAGGTTCCCTCCTGCTACAGGCTTCCCTCCTGCTACAGGCTTCCCTCCTGCTATAGGTTCCCTCCTGCTATAGGCTTCCCACCTCCTATAGGTTCCCTCCTGCTATAGGCTTCCCTCCTGCTATAGGCTTCCCTCCTGCTACAGGCTTCCCACCTCCTATAGGTTCCCTCCTGCTATAGGCTTCCCTCCTGCTATAGGCTTCCCTCCTGCTACAGGCTTCCCACCTCCTATAGGTTCCCTCCTGCTATAGGCACATCACAGGTGAAATGCTGGGCACAGAAAAGCCATGGCCAGGCCAGCTCTGGTCACTTGCTTCCCCTGCCCACTGAGGCTTACCTGGTAGCCTCAGAGAGCTTCCGATGTATCTCCTCATACATGTCCACGTTGAAGGTCCTCTGCACGAAGGATAGAGCCATTTTCAAGGCCTCTACCCGCAGTGGAGGGCAACGGTCAGCAATAAACTGTAACCGCTCAATGCGCATCAGGCCACTGTAGCTGGCTGCATACTGCTCCAGATCCTTGTGGGGAGGAGGGATCAGAGGGTCAACTGGGGTAAGCAAGAACCTGGCAACCTGGGAGAACACTACATCCTCCCCTGAGTCTTGACTGCTGTCCCAGATGCTGGGAAAGAGACCACAGGTGGATTAAGGACCTTCAGGTTCAACCTCTGCACTGGGAAATGGAATCATGACCCTATCTAACAAGTGCTGGGTGACAACACAGGAAAGGGTGTTGGCTGCAAATAGAGCTTGGCTTCACTTCACACTGTGACTTAATGGGACTGTTCCCTATGGAGAAGTAGGTGCAGGGTCTTAGCACTGCCTGGGAACCCAACacaagaggaaaatgaaaactcAGTTTCCTGGCTTAAAGATGTGACTAACGCAGTTGCTAAAAGCATCAACTGTCCTAGGATATACACCAACACCATGGTGGATTCTGACCGTCCTAGTAGGAGATACACCATAGTGGAGTCTGACTTAGACCCCTCAACAGATCCAAGTTTTCAGCAATCCCCCGCCACACGGGATCCATACCAGGGTGGGGTTCTCCACCACGTAGTTGACATCAGGTGCATTCTGGGGATCTTCCTGCGGATCTACATCAATCTGCATGGGTTCCACAGCCCCCTGCAATACAGGACGAGCACCCTGACACAAGGCACCAGGGACAGCAGAGGATGTTCCTGTCCCCCACGGTCAGTTCTGCTTACGATTTTCCAAGGCAAAACTGCACTGGGCTCCCACCGGTGCTGGTAGCCGAGTGCCCTCCTCagctctcccacccaggtcctggACACAACTCCGACTGACTACAGGAACCCTCAAGCGTTCCCAGCCGCCATCCCGATACAGCTTCCCCCAGCCCACAGAGAATGAAATAGATTGCCATCCTATCTCCATAAATCGGGAGAGCAAAGCAGACAGGCCACCATGCCGAAGGGGTCGGCCGAGGACTCGAGAGCGACACCGGAGAGCCGCTACCCGCTGGGCGCCGCGGCTGTACCTCGGAAAGTAGCGTGCAGGCCGACAGGCTGGCGCTCAGGCTGTAGTCGCCCGAAGTGCCGGGCCGCAAGTCTGACCTGCTGTGCGCAGGGCTGCGGCTCAGGTCGGAGGCCGACGACGAGGCAGAGCTGGGCGCCGGGCTGCCCCGCATCTTGGCCTGACGCACCTCTCTGGGAGGCCAGCACCCGCACGAAAAGCGTTGGCGCGcgaggcgggggcggggcgggggccgGGGCCCAGAGCGGCCCGCGAGGCAGGCGACGATCGCGCGCCCAGGCCAGAGCCGCGGGCCCCGCCCCGCCCGCCGCCAGCCCCGCCCACCAGGCCCGATCCGGACCGAACGGCCACGCGGCGAGCGCAGCCACCAACCCCTACCTGCAAGTTAAACACCTGAACCGGCAGCGGCATCTTCCACCCCCGGCGCCGCAGCGACGTTCACTTCCGGGGCGGCGCGCCCGTCAGTTCCGGGTCAAGGCTCGGGGCGGGGTGCTGTCACTCTTAAAGGGGCCGCCGGCAATCGCAGGCGGGCGCCCAGCGCCCGGGCCGGGGCGGTCGTATGAGCCGTGCGCGGCGGGTGCTGTGCCGGGCCTGCCTCGCGCTGGCCGCGGTCCTGGCTGTGTTGCTGCtcctgccgctgccgctgccgctacCGCCGCCGCTGCCTCGCGCGCCGGCACTGGACCCCGGTCGGGTCCCGACCCGGAGCCTGACCCTCGAGGTCTCCCGCCTGCAACCCGACGACGTCTTCATTGCAGTCAAGACCACTCGGAAGAACCACGGCCCGCGCCTGCGGCTGCTGCTGCGTACCTGGATCTCACGAGCCCCACGGCAGGTGCGCGCCCCGTCCCTCGCCCAGGAGGGTCCTGGATTCCGGGCTCGAGTCCCTGACCCCGGGGCTCCACACCTGGTCCCAAACCCACACACTGGATCCTCTGGCGCCTCACGGTGTTTTCTCCCACAGACGTTCATTTTCACCGATGGAGACGaccctgagctccagctgctggCAGGTAAGACGCCCCTCTGGACCGAGCTGTATCTACCGGGGCCATTCATTCCTGTGTCAGGCACTTGACTAGTGTCACACAGCTAGTGGAGGGCAGAGCCAAGACACCCATCCATTGCCAGCGCACCTCCCAGTGCCCATCCTTCTAGTCACCAGATCCCCCACCCTGCACCCAGTTCCCGTACAGGGTGCCACAGCTAGTGTCACTAACCCACAATCTCCAAGGAAGGCCCGGCAGCAGTACCTGCCAAGTCTTGTCCTGTTTCCGCCTGTGCTGTCCTCAGTAACGATCATCTACTTCAGAATAGGGCTGTGGTAGGGCTGCAGTTGGACCTGGCCCAGTGGCTGGGCAAGCATATTCCAACCTAAACCTAAGGAGGCAGGCTAGAAAAGCCAACCCTCACGTTTCCCATTTCCAACCGTGCAGGCGGCCGCATGATCAACACCAATTGCTCTGCTGTGCGCACCCGCCAAGCGCTGTGCTGTAAAATGTCAGTGGAATACGATACGTTCATAGAATCTGGACGAAAGTAAGTAGCCTCACCCGACAGACAACTAGGGCTGAGCAATGTGGAGGTTCCCACCCAAGTTGGGGGGGGGCCTCAGTGCATAGGCCTCTCCCTCCACCTTCAGATGGTTCTGCCACGTGGATGATGACAACTACGTGAACCCCAAAAGCCTGCTGCACCtgctttccaccttctcttccaacCAGGACATCTACCTGGGGCGACCCAGTCTGGACCACCCCATCGAAGCCACAGAGAGGGTCCAGGGCGGTGGCACCGTGAGTGCAGGGCTAATATCCTCCCCGGGGCTGACCCAAGGAGTGCTGAAGACAGGCATGGGCCAGTACCCAGGTTTCCAGGCCCCATGGAACTGGCAAATCAGGTGCAATGATAGAGAGGGATTGGAGGCCACAGGTGACGTGTCAGAAAACCCCTTGTGCCTTCTGCAGACTCCTGTACAGTGGCCTAGGATAATGGTAGCAAGATTCAGTTGGAGGGCTGAGGGTGAGGAGGCCTTATCCCGGGCAGCCCTGACCGAGCTTTCCCTTTTTCCAGTCAAACACAGTGAAATTCTGGTTTGCTACTGGTGGGGCTGGGTTCTGCCTGAGCAGGGGCCTTGCCCTCAAAATGAGCCCATGGGCCAGGTAAGTGGGAGACTGGGAGCCCAGCTGCTTGGTTTGGGGGTGGGAAGGGCTACAGAGGTACTAACGAGCCTCCCCTCCAGCCTAGGCAGTTTCATGAGCACAGCAGAGCGTGTTCGGCTGCCTGATGACTGCACAGTAGGATACATTGTGGAAGGACTTCTGGGTGCCCGTCTGCTCCGTAGCCCCCTGTTCCACTCCCACCTGGAAAACCTGCAGAGGCTGCCGTCTACTGCCGTTCTGCAGCAGGTAGAAGCCTCCAACCTGGGCCTCACTCCACTCCTACGAGGACTCAGCCTATCCCCCAAGGGGTCTCCCACTTGTTCAGGGCTCGAGAGAGGGCTAGCCTCAGAGTTTCCTTGTCCCTGTGGGGGTGGACCCTGGCCACTTTGCCTGCTGAATGAAGGACCTTCAGGAACCTGCCCATGGCAAGTCTCATGAGACTTTTTTATGAAAGGTCTctttcctgcttctctgagcCTGAGGGGTGAGTGAAATTTCCTCTAGCAGGCGGAGGACCCAGAAGGAAGAACTGACCCTCACCCTCCCTGATTCCCCTCCCAGGTTACCCTGAGCTATGGGGGTCCTGAGAACCCACATAACGTGGTGAATGTAGCTGGAAGCTTCAGCATACAACAGGACCCAACACGGTGAGTGGGCGCTTGGAGACTTTtggccctggagggctctggtatcagtccctacctggcagaGCTGACCTGACTCCTTCTCCTGATAGATTTCAGTCTGTGCACTGCCTTCTCTACCCAGACACCCACTGGTGTCCCGTGAAGAACAGGGTTGAGGAAGCTTTTCCGTAACTGGTGACCCCTGGTGGCTGCTCTGTCCGGCTCCCTCAGGCCTTGGACTCGGGCAGTCAGCAGAAGCTGGAGCTTCTTGAAGGCCTCCCATGACCCTGGTCCCAGTTGGACACCAGGTACCTCCCTCGGGAAAGTGAGACCCTGGGCTGTGCATGCTGAGACAtccaggaaaagagaaaggcaaggCTTCTGAACCACCAATGCCTCCAGCCCAGCCCAAAGGTCCTTCCCATGGATAAGGTCTGCTACCCCAGCTACCCCAGTGATTGTGGCCAGGAGGGGACTGGTTCCCACCTTTCCATAGCTGCAGTTGCCCTCACCTGCAGAAGATGGTGCCAGGAGGGCCAGTCATTAAGTGATAGGCTTCAGGCCTGGCCACTAGCTCTTGCTGGAGGGCTCAAAGAACCACCACTACAGTCAGAATGTGCAGACTGTGTGGCCAGTGGACACTTAGTGCCAGCTTCAAAGCTGTGTTTCCACACAGGGCtgctcttctccccttccctccttccttgagACCGCTTGAGTCCTCCCAGAGACACCGCTGGGAGACTTCCTCCCTCTAACTTGGTATTCAGGATGCTTCCCCTCTGTGCTTCCCATCTCTAGAGCCTTTCCTGGGCTCCTCAGGAGCAGGATGCAGGCCCATCAGCTTTTACAGGGGTGCCCCGTGGGGAAGCGGGTACAGTGTTGAGTAAAGGCTTCTTTGTCTTCTTAGTGTGGCTCCTCTTGTCATAAATGAGCCAGACCCCGGTAGCTCAGCTTTGCAGATGTCCACACAGCAACACAGTCTTCAGGAAGGCCTGTTCCTGCCCGCCATTGCCTTAACCTTCCATGCTGTGAAGCCTAGGAGGACTAGCATGGTCTTTCTCAACACGCATGATGGaagtactcacacacatgtgtaagcATGGCTGCCATGTGCACAActgtgcctgtgtacctgtgtactAAGGTCCGCATGGGCACACATGCTATGTGCACAGGCATGCTGGTTGTATGATGTAATGTGTATGATGTAATGTGTACAGGCATGCTGGTTGTATGAGAGtgtaggcatggctgctgtgtgcATGGCTCTACCTTGGTACAGGGAGCTGTATGGGCACGGCTGCAGTGTACATGAGTATTACATGGCACACACATAGTGTTTGTGTGAACATGCTAAGAAAGGGTGTGtatcaccgggcagtggtggctcatgcctttaatcccagcacttgggaggcagaggcaggtggatttctgagttcaaggccagcctggtctacagagtgagttccaggacagccagggctacacagagaaaccctgtctcaaaaacaaacaaaccaaaatcctACTTTGCAGCCAGGGGTGGTGGCTGACACATGTAATCCCAAGACTGAGTAAGCCAAGGCAAAAGGgccataagtttgaggccagcctgatctacatcaCTGGGGGCCCACCATAAACTTTCTCCAGATTCAGAGTAGTTGACAGTCTGAAGCAATGAGGTTTGAGGGTGGAACCGCTGTGTCCAGAACAAAATGTTGCTGAGCTGGGATGCTGTGTGAGCTAGTTATGTTAAAAACACCTCCGTGTATGATGCTTTCAACTTGGGATGGGCTCATGGCTTCCCCGTGGCACTGGAAGAGCTTGTGTGTAAAGGGCAGAAGGGAAGCATGCCCAGGGTCCTGCATGGTGGTGAAAATCAGATTGGGCATAGTATTGTgcactgttaatcccagcattcagggggcagaggcagaggtctCTGTAAGgcgcacacgaacacacacacacacacagagagagagagagagagagagagagagagagagagagagagagagagagagagagaaattccaGTATGGGTCAGATCTTAGAGGTCTTGAAGTCCTTAGAGCTGGAATTTCAGAGAGAGGCTTTGGCCCTGTACAGTCGGGTTGGGGTAGAACGGTGAGGGCCAGGCTGGGAAACAGGCATATAGTTGAACTGGATGAGCCTGAAGCAAGGGAACATGGAGTTACTGAATCTGCtgcagaggcctggagagatggctcagcggttaagagcactgactgctcttccagaggtcctgagttcaattcccagcaaccacatggtggctcacaaccatctgtaatgggatccaatgcccttctctggtgtgtctgaagacagtgtactcacatacaataaacaaataaatctaaaagaagacaGATCCCTATAGCAGCATTAAGACACTATGAGGAATGGTGTCATCTGTGTCAGCCAGTTCAGCTATGGCATGTTCAGCTGCTTGTGACCTCAATGTGGAAATGCAGCAAGTCTCAACACTACTGAGTACCTAGAATTTGGAGACCTCCCCTTTGTCCTATATTCACTCGTGGGCTCCACCAGCAAAGAGTATCTTTCCAAGGATGAAAGTATATCCACACCACAGGAGAGTTGTCTGCAGATGTGATGATATAACTGCTCAGAACAGACAAGGTCTTGACTGCCAGAGGCTTTCCAGAGTTGATGCCACTTGCTGTGGGATAGGGAACATGTGATTGTGTCCCCAGTACCTCCACCTACCAAGGCTGGTCCTGTAACCTAAGCATCACGTAGCCCACTAATACCCATGAAGGTCTCACTGCATCTCACTGCTGTCTGTAGTTCACAAGAAGCAAGACTAAATGAAATAGATCTCTTTAATAAATGATCTGTGGCAATAAATCAATCTGGgcgagctgggcatggtggcacacacttttcatccgaggcagaggcaggtggatctctgagttaaaggccaatctggtctacaaaacaggttccaggatagccagggccttTACACAGGGAgactatcaaaaaacaaaacaaagacgggcggtggtggcgcacacctttaatcccagcacttgggaggcagaggcaggcagatttctgagttcgaggccagcctggtctacaaagtgagttccaggacagccagggctacacagagaagccctgtctcgaaaaaaacaaaacaaaacaaaaaccagtctgggcgtggtggcgcacacctgtgaTGTCAGCCCTCAGTGTGTGGAAGAGGGAGAACTCAAAGCTTCGTAGAGATTTAAGACCACACTGGTACACAAGCTCCTGTTGCTAAACCATCGGTGTCCCGACTGCATACCCTTCTCCGGAATATAGCTTTACTTGACATGGAATCCTGCCCACAGTTTCTGATTTGTTGgtaatggggtgtgtgtgtctgtgagagatcccttgtgtgtgtgcatgtgcctatgtgtgtgtgtgcgcttgcgTGTGTATTCCTGTGTGCATGTTCATGAGGTTGATATTGGCTGTCATCTTCAGTTGATCTCCACattatctttgagacagggtctcttagtGAACCTGAAGCCTgccatttcagctagactggaTGCTAAGGGACTACTACCCCCCGCCCCCCCTTCttccatgatcctcctgtctctgcttccccagagcCTGGGGAGAAGATCGATGCTGCCTCCTCACTCAGCTTTTTACCATGGTGTAAGGGACCCCAACGGAGGCCATTTTTGCACGAGGACACTACCCATTACATCATCTCCCGTCACCACTTGTGGATTCCTAGGGACGGGATGGTGAGAGAATCTATTCCTTTTCATTTGAATTCCTAAGCTGTGATGACGCTGGTTGAGTCTCACTGGCTTATATAGCTTCCAGTTGCTCTCAAAGCTTAGCTttgcaccctccccccccccccaaaaaaaaagcctgcCTGGGAAATGCCTTGGAGAATCCTAAGGCTGTTCTCCGACAGTTGTGTGTACAGCGCTGCAGCCGGAAAGCCTTCCAAGGtttctttagtattttgttttcattcaaagAGCCAGCCAGGATTACACGGAATCTACACCAAATCTCCACGGCTCAGGGAAGGTGCAGCAACGGGCTGGACTGGTCCtgagaaaacttaaaaaacaacaacagaaataaataaacaggaaaaatcCTGCTCCTTTGTAGAAGCCAAACTCTGCGCTTGAGCTGCCGAGAACGTGCGGCTGCCCTGTGCCATTTCACTCACTCAGTTAATATTTGTACTGGTTCTCTGGAGACTTCATATCACACACCCTTATGTTCCTTTCCCAGTCCTTCCCTGTCCTGCCCTTGTTA
The nucleotide sequence above comes from Arvicanthis niloticus isolate mArvNil1 chromosome 6, mArvNil1.pat.X, whole genome shotgun sequence. Encoded proteins:
- the Gps1 gene encoding COP9 signalosome complex subunit 1 isoform X3, encoding MPLPVQVFNLQGAVEPMQIDVDPQEDPQNAPDVNYVVENPTLDLEQYAASYSGLMRIERLQFIADRCPPLRVEALKMALSFVQRTFNVDMYEEIHRKLSEATRELQNAPDAIPESGVEPPPLDTAWVEATRKKALLKLEKLDTDLKNYKGNSIKESIRRGHDDLGDHYLDCGDLSNALKCYSRARDYCTSAKHVINMCLNVIKVSVYLQNWSHVLSYVSKAESTPEIAEQRGERDSQTQAILTKLKCAAGLAELAARKYKQAAKCFLLASFDHCDFPELLSPSNVAVYGGLCALATFDRQELQRNVISSSSFKLFLELEPQVRDIIFKFYESKYASCLKMLDEMKDNLLLDMYLAPHVRTLYTQIRNRALIQYFSPYVSADMHKMAAAFNTTVAALEDELTQLILEGLINARIDSHSKILYARDVDQRSTTFEKSLLMGKEFQRRAKAMILRAAVLRNQIHVKSPPREGSQGELTPANSQSRMSTNM
- the Gps1 gene encoding COP9 signalosome complex subunit 1 isoform X4, which codes for MPLPVQVFNLQGAVEPMQIDVDPQEDPQNAPDVNYVVENPTLDLEQYAASYSGLMRIERLQFIADRCPPLRVEALKMALSFVQRTFNVDMYEEIHRKLSEATRELQNAPDAIPESGVEPPPLDTAWVEATRKKALLKLEKLDTDLKNYKGNSIKESIRRGHDDLGDHYLDCGDLSNALKCYSRARDYCTSAKHVINMCLNVIKVSVYLQNWSHVLSYVSKAESTPEIAERGERDSQTQAILTKLKCAAGLAELAARKYKQAAKCFLLASFDHCDFPELLSPSNVAVYGGLCALATFDRQELQRNVISSSSFKLFLELEPQVRDIIFKFYESKYASCLKMLDEMKDNLLLDMYLAPHVRTLYTQIRNRALIQYFSPYVSADMHKMAAAFNTTVAALEDELTQLILEGLINARIDSHSKILYARDVDQRSTTFEKSLLMGKEFQRRAKAMILRAAVLRNQIHVKSPPREGSQGELTPANSQSRMSTNM
- the Gps1 gene encoding COP9 signalosome complex subunit 1 isoform X1, translating into MRGSPAPSSASSSASDLSRSPAHSRSDLRPGTSGDYSLSASLSACTLLSEGAVEPMQIDVDPQEDPQNAPDVNYVVENPTLDLEQYAASYSGLMRIERLQFIADRCPPLRVEALKMALSFVQRTFNVDMYEEIHRKLSEATRELQNAPDAIPESGVEPPPLDTAWVEATRKKALLKLEKLDTDLKNYKGNSIKESIRRGHDDLGDHYLDCGDLSNALKCYSRARDYCTSAKHVINMCLNVIKVSVYLQNWSHVLSYVSKAESTPEIAEQRGERDSQTQAILTKLKCAAGLAELAARKYKQAAKCFLLASFDHCDFPELLSPSNVAVYGGLCALATFDRQELQRNVISSSSFKLFLELEPQVRDIIFKFYESKYASCLKMLDEMKDNLLLDMYLAPHVRTLYTQIRNRALIQYFSPYVSADMHKMAAAFNTTVAALEDELTQLILEGLINARIDSHSKILYARDVDQRSTTFEKSLLMGKEFQRRAKAMILRAAVLRNQIHVKSPPREGSQGELTPANSQSRMSTNM
- the Gps1 gene encoding COP9 signalosome complex subunit 1 isoform X2, translated to MRGSPAPSSASSSASDLSRSPAHSRSDLRPGTSGDYSLSASLSACTLLSEGAVEPMQIDVDPQEDPQNAPDVNYVVENPTLDLEQYAASYSGLMRIERLQFIADRCPPLRVEALKMALSFVQRTFNVDMYEEIHRKLSEATRELQNAPDAIPESGVEPPPLDTAWVEATRKKALLKLEKLDTDLKNYKGNSIKESIRRGHDDLGDHYLDCGDLSNALKCYSRARDYCTSAKHVINMCLNVIKVSVYLQNWSHVLSYVSKAESTPEIAERGERDSQTQAILTKLKCAAGLAELAARKYKQAAKCFLLASFDHCDFPELLSPSNVAVYGGLCALATFDRQELQRNVISSSSFKLFLELEPQVRDIIFKFYESKYASCLKMLDEMKDNLLLDMYLAPHVRTLYTQIRNRALIQYFSPYVSADMHKMAAAFNTTVAALEDELTQLILEGLINARIDSHSKILYARDVDQRSTTFEKSLLMGKEFQRRAKAMILRAAVLRNQIHVKSPPREGSQGELTPANSQSRMSTNM
- the Rfng gene encoding beta-1,3-N-acetylglucosaminyltransferase radical fringe; its protein translation is MSRARRVLCRACLALAAVLAVLLLLPLPLPLPPPLPRAPALDPGRVPTRSLTLEVSRLQPDDVFIAVKTTRKNHGPRLRLLLRTWISRAPRQTFIFTDGDDPELQLLAGGRMINTNCSAVRTRQALCCKMSVEYDTFIESGRKWFCHVDDDNYVNPKSLLHLLSTFSSNQDIYLGRPSLDHPIEATERVQGGGTSNTVKFWFATGGAGFCLSRGLALKMSPWASLGSFMSTAERVRLPDDCTVGYIVEGLLGARLLRSPLFHSHLENLQRLPSTAVLQQVTLSYGGPENPHNVVNVAGSFSIQQDPTRFQSVHCLLYPDTHWCPVKNRVEEAFP